The Ahaetulla prasina isolate Xishuangbanna chromosome 5, ASM2864084v1, whole genome shotgun sequence genomic sequence cgacaaagtctcattcgtcatcttcaggcttcagcttcgtgcttctgggagcaatgtgtgattgcagctgtttcttcctttttaactgccagtgggggtttgaactgattgggtgggagcttggctgtgctctgattggatggggttttttttgtgctctgattggctggcggtgtgtcctgtgttggtgggggcttggttgtgctcagattagtctgagttgcaggggaatttgagctggtgagctgcattgctgttgtttggcttcgtgtttgtggtcatactatatatatatttctctctctcccctagaATAGAAACAGACAGTTTCATTCCAGCCTCAGACAAAACTTATAAATAGAAATACCAAttatttcctcttctttccttggTGTTTGAATCCTTGTTTTTCCGCGCGGATGTGAAAAGAGGTGACACTTGAACAGAATGAGCTCACCATTGCCAATCAAGGGTACAAACTATTTTGAATTCAGAACAGCCTGTTCCAATCTTATCAGAAGTATTTCTGATAGAATGACCAAGGTGCCTCCACGCTGTTCCTTTACTTCAATGCTAGCAAGAGCACttaagacttctataccgcttcacagtgctttatcaCCAGAGCTGgttttcagccggttcaggcgaaccggtagtagcgaccTGCCCATCTGCCCAGgtcctatgctgtcctatttaggcacgttttgtaAGTTGCGCACAtgagcgagcaaagcacatgcgcgcgGAAGGCACACGCTTGACCAAAGCGATCACAGTAGGgaaagtaacataacataacatcagagttggaagggaccttggaggccttctagtccaaccccctgcccaggcaggaaaccctataccatttcagtcagatggttatccaacattttcttaaaaatttccagtaagtgaataccacctctgtttatCACCCTCCATTTACggagtcagtctcttgcccccaacaatctgggtcctcattttaccgacctcggaaggatggaaggctgagtcaatcttataataataataataataataataacacagttggaagggaccttggaggtcttctagtccaaccccctgcccaggcaggaaaccctacaccatttcagacaaatggttatccaacattttcttaaaaaatcttgagccagtcaggatcgaactgttggcagtgaGCAGTaaggtagcctgcaatactgcattctaaccactttgccaccatggctcgccccttccttccttccttccttccttccttccttccttcctttccttccttccttccttccttccttcctttccttcctcctgccctccctccctccctccgcatagcacttagacttatataggcttcacagtgctttacagccctctctaagtggtttacagagtcagcattttgccccccagaatctgggtcctcattttaccgacctcggaaggatgggaggctgagtcaaccttgagcctggtgagattcgaactgccaaattgcagtcagtcggcagtcagcagaagtagcctgcagtaccgcattctaaccactgcgcctacCGCAGTTCAtcataaagtataaaaaatatcATAAAGTTATTCCTTGACctccaaccatttgtttaatgaccgtttgaaattataagtgtcctcaatttacgaccacagctgaTGCTGCCGAGTGAGACATTttcgacttttctcaccactttggttaagtgaatcactgcagttcttaaattagtaacctgataGTTcaacgaatctggtttccccgccaCCTgacctggcttgtcagaaggtcgcaaaaggactcTGTAGCtttgaaacagtcactaaatgaactgttgttatgtcgaggactacctgtatggttaTAAACTGAGGACCACCTCTTAGTGGGTTTCCTAATGATTTTCCTTCAAGGTGAACGGCGAATTTTTACGGAGCAAGACGCCTACGTACTTCCCACATAAAAATTCATCACATCCCTGTTTTCTAGTTTTAGCACATCTGGGTTAGTCATTTTAGTGAAGGCCTTCTCCAGTTAGAACCAAGGTTTGGATTAGCCCATGGTTTGCGAAGTCAGCTCCAGGCTGTGAGCCGGTGACACGTCGCAGCGTTGACAGAAAACCGGTTCTATGTCTTATCTGTACCGGATCAGCCGAATAATCTTATTGTTCATGAAATCCGTCGTGTGTGGGTGAGTGGAGTCTACACAAAACCCATCACTCATGGCAATTTTTAGCACTTCCTCCACAAAAACCTGGAAACTGTTAATTTGTTTCTTGGTGGGAAGGACCCACAGCCTCTTTAGGTTCTGCCTTGTGTATTCCTCTTCGGGTAGACCTTCCACGCTGGCCACCCAATCCAAGGTGACGTGGTAGGGATCTTCTAAATAAGTAGAGATGGAGGCCAGGTTGCCGTTGAAGCAGTAGTAAAGCTTGGAGCCCAGGAGTTTGAGGAACAAACTGGAAGTGCTGAAGATGTGAGCGCTGAACACCTCCATGTTAGAAGAGGACAAGCTGTAGATCTGAGGAGCTTCCCGGACGGTGAAATGAACCGTTTGTGTCCTTTGATCCAAAGTGATGTTCAGCATCGCGTTTTTCTCAGCTTTAGAGAGCTCCACTTCCTTCTCCAGTAGAGCCTCAATGAGTGGTTGGACCTGGTAAAAGTCCGCTTCTCGCCGAAGCAGGCCCATTTCTTGGAAGTCCTCGGGAAGGTCCAGGTGAGAAGTTCTCAAGAAGTTGAGGATGTAGCGGAAAACTTTGCCGTCTCGGTCAATGAAGCAGTGGCCTTGGCTGTCCCTTTTGGTGGGCATCTTCCCACTGAACATGGCACCCAGCATAGAGTCCGGAAAGCTGGTCAAAGTGGAGAGGGAGGTCGTGTATAACTTCCCGCCAACATTCAGCGTTATGGGTTCCGACATGGCTGGGAATGCAGCAGATctgggagaaaaagaaggaaagaggaaagggaagggaagggaaggaagcaagaaaaagaaaagaacaaaaagaaagaaaagaaagaaggaaggaaaaagggaaggaagggaaggaggaagaaaggaaagaaagaaagaaggagagagggagggagggagggaaggaaggaaagcaagcaaggaaaagaaaggaagaaagatggaaggaaggaaggaaagaaagagaaaaaagaaagaaagaaagaaagaagaagagagggaaggagggaaggcaagcaagcaagcaagcaagaaagaaagaaagaaaaaaagagagagaccaaattatattaattcaattttttgaagggaggaaaaaaaaaaccctgaatgcattccaggtagtcctcatcttatgacaacattgggactggaatttctgttgttaagcaaggtggttgttgatTGAGTCACGCCCAATTTGGATACGCCCCACAATGACACGTTCAAAATTCAGCGGTGTGGCAACATTCCAGAGTCACAAAGTCGCTATTTGGGATAGCCACCTGGGAGGGTCcccaaatcacttaacaaccgtgttcctaacttaataatgggcaacaattcacttaacaactgtggcaaggaagatggCAAATTgggaccaaactcacttaacaaccgccttgcctAGCAAGATAAATTCTTGTCCCAATAATTATTAGAAGTCTTGGACTACTTGCAATTAAACATGTTCGTGAATTGCCACTTTGCAAATTCAAATGCTGATGCTCAAGACTCTTATACAGGtaggtcctcaacctacgaccacaattgagcccaacagttacgttgctaagcgagaaatttgtgAAGGGAGCCTTGCCCCAATTTACGACCTTTCcggctgcatttgttaagtgactcactgcagttcttacgttagaaacacggttgttaagtgaatctagtttcctctTTGACTttggacatggcaaccgtcataagtgtggaTCAGTTGTCAGGCATCCGAATGTAAACCACATGacacggcaacggtcataagtgtgaaaaacggtcatttttttccagcgccattgtaactttgaacggtcactaaatgaagcaagtcgagaactacctgtattttatttaaatcacgtgaccacgggggtgggggggggatgctgcgacggttgtaaatgtgaaaaacggtcatcggtcactttttttttaaccgccctgagtccttcgggagatagggcggtatataaatatgatcaaataaataaataaataaataaattttcaatgCTGCTGCAACTTGGAAtggccactaagtgaactgttgcaaatcgaggactacctgtagttatatATTAACCCGATCATTAAAACCTGCCAGAGATGCCCTGTCACAACCACACAACCtttgcagtgatttttttttcctatggggAAAGCTGAGGCTttgtgtgtttttcccccccccctgcaaCTGTCCCAGTTGTGCGATTGTTCCTGATTATCTTACGGCCGACGACAAGCTGCGTGTGTTTCTGACAGCAGTTCGAAATATTCTTTCCACTGAGGTTTTTCATTGAATTTTGGCCGCTGCTATTTTTTGCCGTCCTGCTTTTAAGAGGCTGCCAGTCGATCGAATCCTGTTCTGTATCCTTCAACTGGAGTCATTATATtcacaaacaaataattccatcaacactgtcagactatttactgaatctgcactactattaatcgtctcatagttcccatcaccaatctctttccacttatgactgtatgactataacttgttgctggcaatccttatgatttatattgatatattgaccatcaattgtgttgtaaatgttgtagcttgatgaacgtatcttttcttttacgtacactgagagcatatgcaccaagacaaattccttgtgtgtccaatcacacttggccaataaaaattctattctattctgtaatatgttctctattctattctattctgtaatatattctctattctattctattctattctattctattctattctattctattctattctattctattctattctattctattctatttcttttatgtacactgagagcatatgcaccaagacaaattccttgtgtgtccaatcacacttggccaataaaaattctattctattctattctattctattctattctattctattctattctattctattctattctattctattctattctattctattctattctgttctataaaaACCGGTTTAATATTATTACGGTATATGGAAATAGATGAACATCCatctgtccaggggtgaaattcagccggttcctaccggatcacgcgatacGGTAGGGCGGACTGCACAAAACCCCAGCAGCAgtgagtttctaccggttcgccctggtttgggcgaacccatAGCGGCGGcaagtgggaggctccgcccacccacccagacatcatcatggacgctgtgtgcatgtgcagaaagtttcaaaccagtagcaaaggtaattgaaaagggcctctggtggctcagactggtaagacagtctgttattaacagcagctgcttgcaattactgcaggttcaagtcccaccaggcccaaggttgacacagccttccatcctttataaggtaggtaaaatgaggacccagattgttgggggcaataagttgactttgtatataatatacaaatggatgaagactattgcttgatataatgtaagccgccctgagtcttcggagaagggtgggatataaatgcaaaaaaccccaaaaacccactactgaaccccacccacccacgtgGACGTCATGACgtccctttttttcagcctctgcgcatgcgcagaaggcttcgCGCACACGCGGACAACAGCGTgctcatttgcgaaccggtaggaaacggtaagtgaatttcacccctgatctttccAAATTTTGGATGTGGGCTGACATTCTCTGCTCCGAAGCACGAACTTCCTTAAATAACTTTTGTTCCTTcctatctgttttttaaaaggcttttttttttctcccaccccCACTGCCTTTAATCCTCAATTTGGGGTTAAACATTTATCGGCTTAAACATCAGACGCTTCAAAAACAGCTAAAAGCAAAGTCTtctttacttttttgtttttttttaaaaaaataacacaggAAAAACGAGTCTAAAAATAAGTTTGCGTGTGTCTCGAACACAGCTGACAATTAAACTAGAGGACGAGCGGCGGGTATATTTATATATCCAAGAATATAGAACAgccatagtctttgacttacggcagcttgtttagtgaccgttcaaagttacaacggcattaaaaaaaaatgtcaagactatttttcatacttaaagactgctgcagcatccccgtggtcgtgtgatcaaaattcagatgttttggcaactggttcatgtttgttgtggtctgccagcagcctatggagctggcaacggagtcagacagcgatgaggctgaggtggggccagggccatcggggagtgaggggcggactccagaggctccagaggctgatagtagtgaggcagaagaacaggaggagcctgttcctaatgcacgcattagatgagctgccagaaggcaagagcagctcaagcaaagaggacgactcgggaatagggccaagagatgattggcccctcccagaaggcttaaaagaccagcaagggtgtttgggctttgccggaaaacaacgttgatagcttcgtctttttgcatttatttttgtaccggtgtcttctgaacttttagcaagaaaggcctctggcagtttgcctaattggaccaaggtttgcgatagggctgaggaatttgtgttgggaggaatttgctttaatttagttgaacgatgctgggaatgaagtaatcctcagctgttcgaataaagtttgtttgttttcacagactgagtttcctactacctacttgggcctgggtcacaacaatgtttGTGACGGTCATTGTGTCCCgggcacctctcgcttggattattgcaatgctctctacatggggctccccttgaagtgcactcggaggcttcagttagtccagaacgcagctgcgcgggtgatagagggagctccacgtagctcccatgtaacaccactcctgcgcatattgcactggctgcctgtggtctctcgggtgcactttaaggttttcattactaccttcaaagcgcttcatggcttagggcccgggtacttacgggaccgcctactgttacctcatgcctcccaccgacccgtacgctcacacagagagggacttctcagggtgccgtctgccaaacagtgtcggctggcggcccccaggggaagatccttctctgtgggggctcctaccctctggaacgaacttccccctggtttacgccaaatatctgaccttcggacctttcgccgcaaattgaaaacgtatttatttattcgcgtggggctggctggcttaaattgtgttgtattttaaatttatattttatatttctaaattttatatgaattttaatgggtttttagaattttaaatgttttaatgtttttcggccaaattgtataataagtttttaaattttgttttaattgtatattgtattgtttttggattttttattctggctgtacaccgccctgagtccttcgggagaagggcggtatagaaatctaataaataataataataataataataataataataataataataataataataataataataataacaacaacaacaacaataataataatattcacttattttccctactggttggcAAATATGTGCCCCTTCCGTGTGCCTGTCCTCAAAAAGATGCCTAAATAGCATGGCATAGAGACGGGGTGGGGGGCAAGTGGGTGAGCCCTCCCGGTTCGGGtgagccggtctgaaccagctgaataccgtcTCTAGTCCTGGGggagggtcacgtgattcccttttgcaaccttctgacaagcaagagccaacggggaagccggattcactttaacaactgggcttaacaactgcactaattcatttaaccactgcggcaaggaaagtcataaacacGGGCCAAAAACTCATTTAACCGATGCTTCACTCAGCGACGTAAATTTTGGGGCTCGACtgcggtcgtaagccgaggactgcctGCAGTGTTCTAATTTGCATTCGATGGTCCTAAGTATTCTTTGgctaagaaaatatgacttttgtaacagagttgttaacgcttggaactcactacctgactctagtctctactcaaaatcttcaaccaaaaactgtctactattaataataataattataataattataataataatttaatttgtataccgcccttctcccgaaggactcagggcggtgaacaggcaaataaaataatacaatatattacaataaaacacattttaaaaaacttattcaaaatagcctaaatttaaaataccatacaaaatataaaaataaaccccaataaaatccatatttaaaaaccctatttaagccagtcctgctcgaaagaatagatatgtcttcagctcatgaaaggtccggaggtcaggaagttgtcgaagtcctgggggaagctcgttccagagggtaggtgcccccacagagaaggctctccccctgggggtcgccagcctacactgtttggctgacggcaccctgagaagaccctctctatgggagcgtaccggccggtgggaggcatgtggtaacagaaggcggtcccgaagatatcccggtcctattgacctcaccccattcctaagaggactataaggggcgtgcataagagcacaaaagtgcctaccattcctgtcctattgttccctttattatatcaaattaatatagctgatgcatatttttttacttatatatatatatatatatatattttcttcaagatatgttgttttttttatgacaatgtttgtgtatactgttgtgacaaaatgaaataaaaaaaaaagaattgtgtaCAATAGTTTATACACTATaaccaaatagatggggaagaaatggaggaagtgACCGATTTTGTTTTCCTGGGTTCCAAAATCACCGCAgacggggactgcagccaagaaattaaaagacgcttgctcctaggGAGGAAAGCTATCGCATAtatagatagcttactaaaaagcagagatatcatccTGCCAACCAAAGCGTGTATAGTCAAAGCAATGGtttccccagttgcaatggatggctgcgaaagttggactataaggaaggctgagtgccaaagcattgaggcctttgaactctggtgctggagaagactcccgcgagtcccttggactgcaaggccatccaaccggtcagtcctagaggagatcaaccctgattgctctttagaaggccagatcctgaagaggaaactgaaatactttggccacctgatgagaaggaaggactcactggagaagagcctaatgctgggaaagattgagggcaaaagaagaaggggacgacacgaggtggctggatggagtcaccgaagcagtcgatgtgaccttaaatggactccagaggatggcagaggacaggaaggcctggaggaacattgtccatggggtcacgatgggtcggacacgacttccgcAACTAAGAACCACAAGCTTATGCACGCAATATTAAGTTTAGTTTCTTTGGTATGAGAACGCAGACTGACCTCTTCCAATTGGCCTGTGTCATCATCTAGCAGGCATAACTGGATTTCTACAGATTATAGGACAAACTGTAATTATTTATTAGAAAAGGGTCGGTAAAAGTCATGGGTTGAATTCCTGGCATTTTAGGAAGCTAGACTGCCTAAGATCAGAATCAAACATCATGTGCTCAAACGGGCCTGTTGCACAatagacttacgaccacaacgaggcccaaaatagaaatagcaataaaTTACAGACTGCTTTACAGCTGTGATGACACAGggcatgacacaaaggcaacacagccagagaaccaatGTGAGtcactttattatcaccaactgtttcCCCAATATACCATCTGTACGCcgatgatactcagttgtacttttccaccccaggccaccccaacgaagctatcgaaatactgtcccggtgtctggaagccgtacgggtctggatggggagaaacaggctcaagctcaatccctccaagacggagtggctgtggatgccggcaccccggtacagtcagctgcagccgcggctgactgttgggggcgagtcattggccctgatggaagggtccgcaacttgggcgtcctcctggatggacggctgtcttttgaagatcatttgacggccgtctccaggagagctttttaccaggttcgcctggttcgccagttgcgccccttcctagaccggggtgccttatgcacggtcactcatgcgctcgtgacatctcgcttggattactgcaatgctctctacatggggctccccttgaggagcacccggaggcttcagttggttcagaacgcagctgcgcaggtgatagtgggagcccctctcctgcgcagactgcactggctacctgtggactttcgggtgcgcttcaaggttttggttaccatcttcaaagcgctccatggcatagggccgggttatttacgggaccgtctgctgccaccgactacctcccaccgacccgtacgctctcacagggagggactccttagggtgccatccgccaggcagtgccgactggcggcacccaggggaatggccttctctgtgggggcccccgccctctggaacgagctccccccaggattacgtctgcttccagaccttcgaaccttccgccgcgagcttaagacacatctatttatgtgtgcagggctggcctagggtttaatttaaaaattttaaaattaattttaaacggggttttgtacttttaactatagttttaaatttggcctaatggaataagttttttaaatgttgttttaacatgtatttattttatactttatgttttataaggctgtaaaccgccctgagtccttcgggagatagggcggtatagacatttgaataataaataaataaataaataaatatccctttCAACTCGCCAGCCTGgacagagctcttccaccaacctgtactagtctttggctggcaatacttcagtcccaaacgttaAAAGTTGCAGAAAACTTCCAACtaaaaatccaacaaggcaagaccaggtaattaattctgcagggcaagcaaaataaggaatttcacaagtaaagtagcacagcTGTAAATCAAACcctttgggaggatgccaggattcaaagataaactcagcgtttgttcctgacaaccgcccctcccatttgcctctccttttaaactccagcagcacctgtgccttgtaaaTAG encodes the following:
- the KCTD21 gene encoding BTB/POZ domain-containing protein KCTD21, which gives rise to MSEPITLNVGGKLYTTSLSTLTSFPDSMLGAMFSGKMPTKRDSQGHCFIDRDGKVFRYILNFLRTSHLDLPEDFQEMGLLRREADFYQVQPLIEALLEKEVELSKAEKNAMLNITLDQRTQTVHFTVREAPQIYSLSSSNMEVFSAHIFSTSSLFLKLLGSKLYYCFNGNLASISTYLEDPYHVTLDWVASVEGLPEEEYTRQNLKRLWVLPTKKQINSFQVFVEEVLKIAMSDGFCVDSTHPHTTDFMNNKIIRLIRYR